The following coding sequences are from one Candidatus Babeliales bacterium window:
- a CDS encoding cysteine synthase family protein, translating into MMTSHIKTPLPSKQPTIYREKKYANVIDAIGNTPLVEIDLGTEATLLAKLEFLNPGGSIKDRSARYMIEDAEQKGLLQPGGTLIDASSGNQGIATAMIGAYKGYKVIITVSEKISKEKMDTLKAYGAEVVVCPCTDTLEDPNSYHSRALALQKKIPNSFMPNQYFNVANAWGHYHSLGPEIWSQTNGTVTHYFAAAGTGGHSTGAGRYLKEKNPNIKVIALDSATSWRSTNGCPQPYKLEGIGIDFESPVFDKAVIDEIVGVHDDDAIAMLKHMARKHGLLLGTSSGAVVYAAKEYAKNLSSDAVIVMALGDSGRAYLTKGFYD; encoded by the coding sequence ATGATGACAAGCCACATCAAAACCCCCCTTCCATCAAAGCAACCGACAATCTATCGTGAAAAAAAATACGCCAATGTCATAGATGCCATTGGCAACACGCCACTAGTAGAAATTGATCTTGGAACAGAAGCAACGCTCTTGGCAAAACTCGAGTTCCTTAATCCTGGAGGGAGCATCAAGGATCGCTCAGCTCGATACATGATCGAAGATGCAGAACAAAAAGGGCTCCTTCAACCGGGAGGAACTCTCATAGACGCATCATCCGGCAACCAAGGGATTGCGACGGCAATGATTGGGGCATACAAGGGATACAAAGTTATCATCACCGTCTCTGAAAAAATTAGTAAAGAAAAAATGGATACACTCAAGGCCTATGGCGCAGAAGTCGTCGTATGTCCATGTACTGATACCCTTGAAGACCCAAACAGTTATCACTCTCGTGCACTCGCACTGCAAAAAAAAATCCCCAACTCGTTCATGCCGAATCAGTATTTCAACGTTGCCAATGCATGGGGACATTATCATTCACTTGGTCCTGAAATTTGGAGTCAAACCAATGGTACCGTGACACACTATTTTGCAGCTGCCGGAACTGGCGGACATAGTACTGGTGCAGGTCGTTATCTCAAAGAAAAGAACCCTAACATCAAAGTCATTGCTCTTGATTCAGCAACATCATGGCGCTCCACAAATGGATGTCCACAGCCATATAAGCTTGAAGGAATCGGCATTGATTTCGAGTCGCCTGTCTTTGACAAAGCCGTCATTGACGAGATTGTTGGTGTTCACGACGACGACGCAATTGCTATGCTCAAGCATATGGCACGCAAGCACGGCTTACTTCTAGGAACTAGCAGTGGAGCTGTAGTATATGCAGCAAAAGAATATGCTAAAAATTTATCAAGCGATGCTGTTATCGTTATGGCGCTGGGTGACTCAGGACGCGCTTACTTGACTAAAGGTTTTTACGATTGA
- a CDS encoding MBL fold metallo-hydrolase, translated as MDSHEKKFSPCNKDGRFANNKNEERGGVLSRVAHMLSDSWNHRIFTPSLSTRQWHRYHIPVEQSYEPIVTWIGHSSFLVQVGGMNILTDPVFTDVTVFFPRIFPPGVRFRDLPPIDMILISHNHLDHMHANSLRLIRKFLKPDAIICVPQGDGPWFRRHKYANIEEFSWWQYRKHHTCTATFLPAYHWSQRGLLDYNKALWGSWMIQHNGFTLYFGGDSAYANHFSFISKSFPSIDCALLPIAPCEPRELMKHTHMNAEEAGEAFLDLRAKALIPMHWGTFYFGKDTFITPLRRIHAWWQRSKDRVADKQLLSMKFGSSYTFKPTWIDLSIVKTFSQVSAS; from the coding sequence GTGGATTCGCACGAAAAAAAATTCTCTCCCTGTAATAAAGATGGCCGCTTTGCGAATAACAAAAACGAGGAGCGGGGTGGTGTGCTATCTCGCGTAGCACACATGCTTTCTGACTCATGGAACCATCGGATTTTTACTCCATCATTATCGACTCGGCAATGGCATCGGTACCATATCCCAGTTGAACAATCGTATGAGCCTATTGTGACATGGATTGGCCATTCGTCATTTTTGGTTCAAGTCGGCGGGATGAATATTTTAACGGATCCTGTCTTTACTGATGTGACAGTTTTTTTCCCAAGAATTTTTCCGCCAGGTGTTCGCTTTCGTGATTTACCTCCAATTGATATGATCCTTATTTCACATAACCACCTTGATCATATGCATGCAAATTCCTTGCGCTTGATCAGGAAGTTTTTAAAACCTGATGCAATTATCTGCGTTCCCCAGGGTGATGGGCCGTGGTTTAGACGGCACAAGTATGCCAATATTGAGGAATTTTCGTGGTGGCAATATCGAAAACATCATACTTGTACTGCAACCTTTTTACCTGCCTATCATTGGTCCCAGCGTGGACTGCTTGACTACAATAAAGCATTGTGGGGGAGTTGGATGATTCAACATAACGGATTTACACTATACTTCGGTGGAGATTCTGCCTATGCAAATCATTTTAGTTTTATTTCGAAAAGTTTTCCGTCAATTGATTGTGCACTACTTCCCATTGCACCATGCGAGCCGCGTGAGCTTATGAAGCATACTCACATGAATGCTGAAGAGGCGGGAGAAGCATTTCTTGACTTGCGAGCGAAGGCGCTGATACCAATGCACTGGGGAACGTTTTACTTTGGTAAAGATACCTTCATTACGCCATTGCGCAGGATTCATGCATGGTGGCAGCGTAGTAAAGATCGCGTTGCAGATAAACAGTTGCTATCGATGAAATTTGGATCTTCATATACATTTAAGCCAACATGGATTGATCTTTCAATCGTAAAAACCTTTAGTCAAGTAAGCGCGTCCTGA
- a CDS encoding glycosyltransferase yields the protein MSEKKRLVHVISGLKRGGAEALLVDLVHELADEFEQHVIYFHDGPHVQRLKQCSIPTYQICGMISRYDPWFFARLYRLVKMLSPNLIHTALWAANFSGRVVGRLLNVPVVCAIHLGVNQDGLIRGFFDRYTFHMATKVVAVSHDVAYSIGRRRLFPVNDVQIIQNGIHAAKIMQLGKEECVIREKIGLNEAHEIFGTVGRLILRKNFSFLLTCFAQVIAQRPQARLVIVGTGPEEQRLKDQAAALGLTDTVRFVTGQSAYGYYPMFDCFILPSLQEGLSIALLEAMSFALPCIVTAEQNEHEVIISGNNGILVQCGDFETMIMTMCNIMREKNLRKKIGEEGYKTVLHERSADKMVDSYRKMFRSLV from the coding sequence ATGTCAGAAAAAAAACGACTTGTTCATGTCATTTCTGGGTTGAAACGTGGTGGAGCAGAAGCTCTTCTTGTTGATCTCGTTCATGAATTAGCCGATGAATTTGAGCAACATGTGATCTATTTTCATGACGGGCCCCATGTGCAAAGGCTGAAGCAGTGTTCGATTCCCACATATCAGATTTGCGGAATGATTTCGCGATATGATCCGTGGTTTTTTGCAAGATTATACCGGCTAGTAAAAATGCTTTCTCCCAATCTCATACATACGGCACTCTGGGCTGCTAATTTTTCTGGAAGAGTTGTTGGAAGATTACTTAATGTTCCTGTTGTATGTGCGATTCATTTGGGCGTGAATCAAGATGGATTGATTCGTGGATTTTTTGATCGGTATACGTTTCATATGGCGACAAAAGTGGTTGCCGTCTCTCATGATGTTGCCTATAGCATTGGGCGCCGTAGGCTGTTTCCTGTGAATGATGTGCAGATTATTCAAAATGGTATTCATGCAGCCAAGATTATGCAACTGGGTAAAGAGGAATGTGTTATTCGAGAAAAGATTGGTCTTAATGAGGCCCATGAAATATTCGGAACTGTTGGTCGTCTTATTCTCCGAAAGAATTTTTCATTTTTACTGACTTGTTTCGCGCAGGTGATAGCACAGCGACCACAAGCTCGGTTGGTCATTGTGGGGACCGGTCCAGAGGAACAACGATTGAAGGATCAAGCAGCTGCATTGGGCCTTACGGATACAGTTCGTTTCGTGACCGGCCAGTCTGCCTATGGGTACTACCCTATGTTTGACTGTTTTATCTTGCCATCGCTCCAGGAGGGACTGTCTATAGCATTGCTGGAAGCCATGAGTTTTGCGCTACCATGTATTGTAACGGCAGAGCAAAACGAGCACGAAGTCATCATCTCAGGGAATAATGGCATTCTTGTACAATGTGGTGACTTTGAGACTATGATTATGACTATGTGTAACATTATGCGAGAAAAAAATCTTCGCAAAAAAATAGGCGAAGAAGGGTATAAGACCGTATTGCACGAGCGATCTGCCGATAAGATGGTTGATTCGTATAGAAAGATGTTTCGCTCCCTGGTCTAA
- a CDS encoding AMP-binding protein, whose amino-acid sequence MKHLNDFVGQVRTEAERYALFCKHFLNGDHRVVPAASLQRAAKDVPKHVALICDNQSITYGDLYGHASYVSHFLVAKGVKPGETVFILLDNSIEFFIAYYGIWQTGAVVAPLNTFLHAKELEQILADAEPKFILTSKSFLDVLKGAAVTVLLEEDFLPKDITKNDSEFEIIERKPEELSVLLYTSGTTGTPKGVMLSDTNIMTNVLQVIARFGFVGEERVFGVFPLFHSFAQVTCVWATPFAQATAIIIPKIERKYIVTGLEQKPTIFLGVPALYGGLCLLRNAPVDSVEYFLCGGDALPDKIRGGFAMVYGRKIANGYGLTEASPVVAATLQDDILPSDTAGYPLQGITLSIRDEHGNDVPHGTIGVLWVKGDNIMLGYYKAPQATEEVLKDGWLCTGDCAYLDQAGRVVITGREKDLIIHKGFNIYPQEIENIIMTHAQVRAVAVVGVPDEDGEVPVAFVQLKKASHDIEAELKQLCEQNLGGYKVPRDIKVLDELPQTSLGKLDKKELRKMIHTSSDE is encoded by the coding sequence GGGGACCACCGTGTTGTTCCGGCCGCTTCGCTACAGCGTGCAGCCAAGGATGTTCCTAAACATGTTGCGCTGATCTGTGATAATCAATCAATTACATATGGTGACTTATATGGGCACGCAAGTTATGTGAGTCATTTTCTTGTTGCAAAAGGCGTAAAGCCAGGCGAGACGGTCTTTATATTACTTGATAATTCTATTGAATTTTTCATTGCTTACTACGGCATCTGGCAGACGGGCGCGGTTGTTGCGCCTCTCAACACATTCTTGCATGCAAAAGAATTGGAGCAGATTCTTGCGGATGCGGAACCAAAGTTCATTTTAACATCGAAATCGTTTTTAGATGTACTCAAAGGCGCTGCCGTTACGGTTTTACTAGAAGAGGATTTTCTACCAAAAGATATTACCAAGAACGACAGTGAGTTTGAGATTATTGAGCGCAAGCCAGAGGAGCTATCAGTATTGCTTTATACGTCGGGGACAACAGGAACGCCGAAGGGCGTGATGCTCAGTGATACAAATATCATGACCAATGTTTTACAGGTGATTGCGAGATTTGGATTTGTTGGCGAGGAGCGCGTGTTTGGAGTGTTTCCATTATTCCATAGCTTTGCTCAGGTAACATGTGTTTGGGCAACTCCGTTCGCACAAGCAACAGCGATCATTATTCCTAAGATAGAGCGTAAATATATCGTGACTGGTCTCGAACAGAAACCAACCATATTTTTAGGCGTACCAGCTTTATATGGGGGTTTGTGTCTTTTACGTAATGCACCCGTCGATTCCGTTGAATATTTTTTGTGTGGTGGCGATGCGTTACCAGACAAGATTCGTGGTGGATTTGCTATGGTGTATGGCCGCAAGATAGCCAATGGGTATGGGCTGACAGAAGCATCGCCTGTGGTGGCAGCAACCTTGCAAGATGATATATTGCCGTCAGATACTGCGGGTTATCCACTTCAAGGTATTACGCTTTCGATCCGAGATGAACATGGCAATGATGTTCCTCATGGAACGATTGGCGTGTTATGGGTGAAAGGAGACAATATTATGTTGGGATACTATAAAGCTCCTCAAGCAACTGAGGAAGTGCTTAAGGATGGTTGGCTCTGTACGGGAGATTGTGCGTACCTTGATCAAGCAGGGCGCGTAGTTATTACTGGACGTGAAAAGGATCTAATCATTCATAAGGGGTTTAATATTTATCCGCAAGAAATTGAGAATATTATTATGACTCATGCGCAGGTACGTGCGGTGGCTGTTGTTGGTGTTCCAGATGAGGATGGAGAGGTTCCCGTGGCCTTTGTGCAACTTAAGAAGGCATCCCATGATATCGAGGCGGAATTAAAGCAGCTCTGTGAACAGAATTTGGGTGGGTATAAAGTTCCTCGCGATATTAAAGTACTTGATGAGTTGCCGCAAACGTCACTGGGCAAGCTCGATAAAAAAGAGCTGCGCAAAATGATACATACATCAAGTGACGAGTAA